In Panicum virgatum strain AP13 unplaced genomic scaffold, P.virgatum_v5 scaffold_183, whole genome shotgun sequence, the DNA window AGTCCGTGCTAGGAAGACTTTCATTATAAGAATTCTAGCAGTCGGACTTTGAAACAGAAAAAGCCTTAGGAATGGAAACCCTAGGCCCAGCCTGACAAGGCTAGAGAGAAAAAGCAATAGCAAGAGATCAGCGAACGAAGCGGAGAATGATCACAATTAGGGCGATCCAAAGCCATTGCTTGAAGCGATTTACTTGACCTTCCCTCTCGACAGGGCTAGAGGAATTCATTATCTCGTACTTGAACTGCTGTAGACAAGAAGTGAAAGCCTGCGGTAAAAGCGTAGCGAAACGAACCACTCTTTCCTAACCTATCTCTTTATTTCATTTCCTCATATATAGCCTTTAAACTTTATTGTTAGCTTGTACATACCTACGACTGACTAAGCTAGCTTTCATTCTGATTCCTAAACAGATAAGATGAAAGGCACCTTTGATAAAGTACTAGACTATACTAGAGTATGAATCTAGTTTCAATGGCAGGGCCTCTATAGTAATAGTTTTAAGAATATTGTTATGTCTTTAGGTATATCCGGTGGACCATTGCGAGAAGCAAGGGCGGAATCCTCACCCGGGGGCAGAGGTGACTAGGAATCAATCGGAAAGAAACCGATGCGCCTTTAAGCTTTAACAGAAACCCTTAAGATATTGATACGGATCAGACCAGCCTATGCCAGTTCGAGTCTGAACAGTCGCTATCTTCTATTCCACTACAAGTTAGTACGTAGCAGAATGATCTCAACGGACCAAGGAGTTCATTCTTGAAAAGCAAAGCAAACCAAACCAAAGCAAAGAAGAAGGCAACTGAACCAAATACTAAGCTAAGCCATATCTCACTTACTAGTCAGCAAATACTATAGGGAAATACAGCTAGAATCAGTAGAATTGATAAATAGAATGTGCTTTCCCCGAGGATAAGATAAATAGAATGTGGTTTGCCCGAGGAAACGGATATCCGCCGTTAGCAGTTATAGGAAAAGATTCCCTTAGCCTTGATTAGCTTAGATCTGTGTATCCTTTTTATCTTTGGATGAAAGGAACCGGATACCTTTTTTCTTAGCCATCTTCATTACTTCCCTAAGAAATAGGTTAATTATAAAGTATATAGCCAGAGGAGGAAATACCTTATTTTCTTTTCCAACCACAACAAACTAGATTTGATACGTCAATTTCTTTCGAGTCAGAAAGGGAGCTCATTAGTCCTAGACCAAATATAGTCAGACAAAGCTGCAGACAGGCAGGGAAAGATGCTATTATATTAGTATAAAGAAGGGGTGGGTCTATAAGCTTCACCAGAGAAAACCTGTCATCCACGTTAGAAAGGGTATAAATAGGGCTATAAGTAGGCCGTTTGTGCAATAAGGGCTGCTCACCTTTCCTTTTGATGGGTTGGCTTCCTACCATACCATCACCGAGAATTGCATTTCCGCTTCAGCTTCCTTACATCCAACTTTTTCTGGGTCTTCCTTACAGGAATTGGCACTCGAGGTGTCGGTTTCATTTTGAAACCGGAGACAGAGTCCTCAATCTCAAATAGGACATTGCCCTGTTTTTTATTATACAGGAAGCATCTCCACTTGAGGCAGTGGTTGGAGATAAACGTGGCTATGAAGACTAAAATTACGACTATTGCTGCTACTTTTACAACAAAAGCGGGTTCGGTTTCCCACGCTTTGTGTATCAGATTTTGAAATAAGTCCCAAAACTGCTCCATGGGGATACCCTTTTTTTGTCTTCTCGGCTGGAATCTACAATGGTTGTCTCCCGAACAAAAGAACCAAAAAGTTCCAGAGGCATCTTCCATTCATTTCGATTTTGGTCTTTCTGCACCATATTTAGATCTTCCCTTTCTACGATCCGGAATTCCCAGCAAATCCTTGACTCCTCGAATACGATGGGATTTCACACCTGGCGAATCTTTCACTCTACCTCCTCTGACTAAGACTATAGAATGTTCCTGCGAATTATGACCTTCGCCTGGAATGTGAGCAAATATATCATGTCGATTGCTCAACCGTACTTTTGCTATCTTACGTAGAGCTGAATTAGGTTTTTTCGGTGTTCTCGTCGAAACACGCAGGCATACTCCTTGCTTCTGGGGACATTGATCCGAAGCTCGAGTACGGTCCGTGCGCCGTTTTTCTTCTCTACCATGACGAATCAATTGATTTTTTGTAGGCATCCTTCTTTCCTATGTCCTTCCCCCCTTAGCCCTTTCACTAGTGGTTACTCCCGATCCGAAGCACCCCTTTTCCATTCATAGAGAGATCCAATCGTCAAAATCAATAAAAAGGCCATCATGGACCAAGATCCAAACAGATCAATCTTGTTAGGAGGTACTGcccaaggaaaagaaaaggtgacTTCCGGATCAGGGATAATAAATAAAATAGGAACCGGATAAAATCGTATATCGAAACGACTTCTGGCATCACCGGAGGGATCGAAACCACATTCGTAGGCCGACAATTTTTCTGGATAGGTCGAACTATTGGAAGCAAATGGAAAAGGAACACCGAGTGGAATCAAAGAAACTAGCGGACTGATCACTAAATAGATAAAAATAGGTGCAAATTCCGACATCACCAAAGCCCACTTCGTTCTCTCGCTCTCCTCGCGGCGCTCCTTGCTCGCGGAGCGGCATACCGAAAAAAAAAGACGCTCAGATGTGGATTCGAACCACTGAAGGATTTAAAGGGCAATGCCCCTTGCTCTTCCCACTGAAACAAGCAAAAAAGGATTTTCAGTCCTTTGCTCTAACCAGCTGAGCTACCAGAACCACTTGCCTAAAGTCTCTTTTCTTCATCTATAAGCATCCTACCCGCAGTGGAGGAGCTTGCTCAAGAACCGAGAGCCGGCCAGGGACTGGACGGCCCTCGTTCGGGAAGGTCTTCTTCGCTATAGACGCCACCAAGAACAAGAAAGGGGCGCTCCGCTCCTAGTCACTAAGTAGTGCTATTCTGTCCGACGGCGGACTCCATCAATCTGAGGTTCTTTCTCTCACGTAATTTCGCCCGCCCGTTCAACTTCCGTGCCGGAGGAAATGGGATTCGAACCCATGATACAATCTTCTTGTATGTCGATTTAGCAAACCAATGCCTTAAGCCACTCAGCCATACCTCCAAGTTGTTGATCGGAATTGGATGTGCCGGGTTGGTTGCCCGAAGATCCACTGCGTAAGCCGTAGCGCGCGTACTCTTCTTTACTGAGCGAGAAAGACTCTATCCAGATCTATGGATCTCCCCAGCGTCCAAGCGAGACGAGACCCCACCCAAACCAAATCCGCCACTCGTTGGGCGAGGCCTTGCTTTCTATGAACACCTCACCACTGAATGAGAAACTTAGCCTCCGACCCGACCAAGAGAGAAGACAGGGTCAAGCCGACGCCGCCCTTCCTCACCTGCCTGAATGGAATGAATATCTCCTTCGTCTAGTCGAGAAGGGAAAAAGCCCGGCGGGGAACTGGACCGTGACTCTTCTAAACCATTACATGACGGAGAAGTCCATTCTCGTCATGATCGATCCACGTCCTACCATAGTGCCCGGAGAACCAGGCTTGCTTAGCTTACCAAGCTAGCTTACTAAGCTAAGCGCGAAGGAATTTTTCTAAGATGGCAGAGCTAGCCAGAAGGTAGCCTAGCTTGCTTCTAGAAGATTCTATAGTGATCCACAGGAATCGGCCTCGGGTGACGCCTCCCTAGTCGTCGAAAGATTTCATCCCTCGGTCGTTAAGGAGCAAGAAAACGGATGCGCGTTAGCGCAACGGCTTTTGCGCTAGTTGCTCAATCCCTTGCTTGTTTGGAACAAGAGTTTTCATAAAAAGAATGGTTCTTTTATGCAATTATGAACGGGCAGGCCTCTTGTGGATTCCTCCAACTCCATGAATGAAGGGGGGAGTATGAGGAAGGCCGATTTTCTTTCTATATGAAGATGAAAAAAGGATCAGGGTCAAACATTTCTGACTTTTGTTGAGTATGACTGAATGAGGAAGAGCTCCTTATGTGGTATCACTTTACCACCATCTGAAATGCGCGAAACTCCGATTGGTGGAAGCCAGTCCATGAAGATTCTTCCTTCTCTTACGTGAAATTCCCCTCTTTCGGTAAGCATCCAGTATCTCAGCAAATGAACATTTCTCTAAGCTTATCCTGTAGCTTATACGTCGTTTGAAAGCTGCTCCAAGGATCCAACGAATAGCTAAGGTTTGTTGACGATCCCTGGCTACAATCCCAGGAACATCATAAATAGTACCTGCGACTCCTACTTTGACCACTTCGCATATTGGCTTTATATTATCTACGGCGTCAACCATAAGTTTGATTACATCGCGTTCAGTTCGAGCTAGGCGGTGAAAAGTTTTATAAACAATAGCACGAACTCTCGTTCTTTTACCATCGATCATGCGAAAGTTTACCAATTTCTTGATCAATTCTTTTTGCTCACCATCAAAGTCCCCCATATAGCTGAGAATTTCCGAGCAATTGGAAGCCGCTTTCGATGACGAGGCCGATAAATTGATATTACGCGATCGTTACTGTCCTTCTTTTGAAGCTCTGCTCccgaaaagagaaaggagactGATCTTGACGTCGGCGTTGGTTTTTCCAACGAAAAACAAGAACATTCTTTCATTCCATGACAAAACAAAATGCTAGTTGCCTTGTAACGCATACACTTC includes these proteins:
- the LOC120693846 gene encoding ribosomal protein S12, mitochondrial — translated: MPTKNQLIRHGREEKRRTDRTRASDQCPQKQGVCLRVSTRTPKKPNSALRKIAKVRLSNRHDIFAHIPGEGHNSQEHSIVLVRGGRVKDSPGVKSHRIRGVKDLLGIPDRRKGRSKYGAERPKSK
- the LOC120693849 gene encoding NADH-ubiquinone oxidoreductase chain 3, with the protein product MSEFAPIFIYLVISPLVSLIPLGVPFPFASNSSTYPEKLSAYECGFDPSGDARSRFDIRFYPVPILFIIPDPEVTFSFPWAVPPNKIDLFGSWSMMAFLLILTIGSLYEWKRGASDRE
- the LOC120693844 gene encoding ribosomal protein S7, mitochondrial, with translation MGDFDGEQKELIKKLVNFRMIDGKRTRVRAIVYKTFHRLARTERDVIKLMVDAVDNIKPICEVVKVGVAGTIYDVPGIVARDRQQTLAIRWILGAAFKRRISYRISLEKCSFAEILDAYRKRGISRKRRKNLHGLASTNRSFAHFRWW